In Deferribacteraceae bacterium V6Fe1, one genomic interval encodes:
- a CDS encoding LysM peptidoglycan-binding domain-containing protein has product MKKILLSLSLALFALNGFAQDVHVVKKGDTLWDISEKYYKDNFKWPLIWKYNVHINNPDLIYPKEKLNIPVIVNDGEVLKLTDEATFKIGDSTKKGVEAAAGTVANKESANIANVGASKVVKLSDYELVLKKLPSEKVIATQEGKYFVSDGDILRVSIAKEKFAEGQEITFLRHLESFENGELLKIDGYGIVEKVEKDNAVVRVKKAFDSISKGLYVKAKKDEDMMKVSDQFVEVRSNRKGKVVYLSQSMTISGDGYRIVFDKGFKEGIKQGDIVEVVRIKSDGGFYREVKVGEAQVLYVNEDYATAAILSSTLEITRGDEVKLVKVAVY; this is encoded by the coding sequence ATGAAAAAAATATTATTATCTTTAAGTTTGGCTTTATTTGCTTTGAACGGTTTTGCACAAGATGTGCATGTAGTAAAAAAGGGTGATACCCTTTGGGATATTTCTGAAAAATACTATAAGGATAACTTTAAATGGCCGTTAATATGGAAGTATAATGTCCATATCAACAATCCTGACCTCATTTATCCAAAAGAGAAGCTGAATATACCTGTTATTGTAAATGATGGTGAAGTGCTGAAGTTGACAGATGAAGCTACCTTTAAAATTGGCGATTCAACTAAAAAAGGGGTTGAAGCAGCTGCCGGCACTGTAGCGAATAAAGAAAGTGCTAATATTGCCAATGTAGGTGCAAGTAAGGTTGTAAAATTAAGTGATTATGAGTTAGTGTTAAAAAAACTGCCATCCGAAAAGGTAATAGCTACTCAAGAGGGTAAATATTTTGTGTCAGATGGGGATATTTTAAGAGTGAGTATTGCCAAAGAAAAGTTTGCTGAAGGTCAGGAAATTACTTTTCTAAGACATTTGGAAAGCTTTGAAAACGGCGAGCTATTGAAAATAGATGGCTATGGTATTGTAGAAAAGGTAGAAAAAGACAATGCAGTTGTGAGAGTAAAAAAGGCTTTTGACTCCATCAGCAAAGGACTTTATGTAAAGGCTAAAAAAGATGAAGATATGATGAAAGTGTCTGACCAATTTGTTGAAGTAAGGTCAAACAGAAAAGGTAAAGTGGTATACCTTTCTCAATCTATGACAATTTCCGGTGACGGGTATAGGATAGTTTTTGATAAGGGTTTTAAAGAAGGCATAAAGCAGGGTGATATTGTAGAAGTCGTCCGTATCAAGAGTGACGGCGGATTTTACAGAGAGGTGAAAGTGGGTGAAGCTCAAGTGCTTTATGTAAATGAAGATTATGCTACTGCGGCGATTTTAAGCAGCACTCTTGAGATAACAAGGGGTGATGAAGTCAAGCTTGTAAAAGTAGCTGTTTATTAG
- the ybgF gene encoding tol-pal system protein YbgF produces the protein MKKGIVTFVLPFLFIACAQDNQAIKQSISNLNEEIINLQKSIADMKVNVDELDRKISINEEKINGNSKAIAQVRNDMSYVTNEVTIMKTKVDSVSKSGNMQNANVNNLNQTKSQAGNNENQIIVIEDNFSDKSSLYSYAYELFNSGKLFESKKKFEEFLALYPNDDLSDNAMYWIAEIHYSNNEYQECIDTLTNLIQKYPDANKVPDAYLKIALAKKEMGDIQGAKDTLNKLISLYPDSDAAKTAKSRLQGLE, from the coding sequence ATGAAAAAGGGGATAGTAACATTTGTTTTACCTTTTCTTTTTATTGCCTGTGCTCAGGATAATCAGGCGATAAAGCAGAGTATAAGTAATCTTAATGAAGAAATCATCAATCTACAAAAATCGATAGCCGATATGAAAGTAAATGTTGATGAGCTTGACAGGAAAATCAGTATTAACGAAGAAAAGATAAACGGCAACTCAAAGGCAATAGCACAGGTTAGAAATGATATGTCATACGTTACAAATGAAGTGACAATCATGAAGACTAAGGTGGATAGCGTTTCAAAATCTGGCAATATGCAAAATGCAAACGTTAATAATTTAAACCAAACGAAATCGCAGGCCGGCAATAATGAAAATCAGATAATTGTTATCGAGGATAACTTTTCCGATAAATCAAGTCTTTACTCATATGCTTATGAGCTTTTTAATTCGGGAAAACTATTTGAAAGCAAAAAGAAGTTTGAAGAATTTTTGGCTCTGTATCCAAATGATGATTTATCTGATAATGCAATGTATTGGATTGCAGAGATACACTATTCAAATAACGAATATCAAGAGTGTATAGATACATTAACTAATTTAATACAAAAATACCCCGATGCAAACAAAGTGCCTGATGCTTATCTCAAAATTGCTTTGGCAAAAAAAGAGATGGGGGATATTCAAGGGGCAAAGGATACACTCAATAAACTGATTTCATTGTATCCGGATAGTGACGCAGCTAAGACTGCCAAGAGCAGATTGCAAGGGTTGGAGTAG